From one uncultured Paludibacter sp. genomic stretch:
- the hppA gene encoding putative K(+)-stimulated pyrophosphate-energized sodium pump (Evidence 3 : Putative function from multiple computational evidences) — translation MEYKIFFLVPIAAIFALSFAFYFFKNMMKQSEGNDTMKKIAQHVREGAMSYLKQQYKVVTIVFIVLALIFAVMAFFGLQNNWVPFAFLTGGFFSGLAGFFGMKTATYASARTAYAAMNSLNKGLQVAFRSGAVMGLVVVGLALLDISLWYMILDHFVKDTEPGHKLIMITTTMLTFGMGASTQALFARVGGGIYTKAADVGADLVGKVEAGIPEDDPRNPATIADNVGDNVGDVAGMGADLYESYAGSILATAALGASAFALNPNMQLKAVFAPMLIAAVGVFLSIFGIFLVRTKENASMKQLMAALNRGVNSSAILIALLTFGILYILGFENWVGMSFSVISGLVAGIIIGQGTEYFTSHSYKPTQRIAESGKTGPATVIIAGMGAGMISTFIPVITIAFAILFSYLFAIGFDVKNMLSGENISMGLYGIGIAAVGMLSTLGITLATDAYGPIADNAGGNAEMSGLGKEVRKRTDALDSLGNTTAATGKGFAIGSAALTALALLASYIEEIKIGMIRLGQTVLQFADGDTVNISKATFVDFMDYFQVTLMNPKVLVGIFIGSMMAFLFCGLTMNAVGRAAQKMVEEVRRQFREIKGILTGEGTPDYARCVEISTKGAQQEMLMPSLLAIIIPIVTGIVLGVSGVMGLLAGGLGSGFVLAVFMANSGGAWDNAKKFVEEGNLGGKGSDVHKATVVGDTVGDPFKDTSGPSLNILIKLMSMVSIVMAGLTVAWSLF, via the coding sequence ATGGAGTACAAAATTTTCTTTTTGGTGCCGATTGCGGCGATTTTTGCTCTGAGCTTTGCATTTTATTTTTTCAAAAACATGATGAAACAAAGCGAAGGCAACGATACAATGAAAAAAATTGCTCAACACGTACGTGAGGGAGCAATGTCTTATTTGAAACAACAATACAAAGTTGTTACAATCGTATTTATTGTTTTAGCGCTTATTTTTGCTGTGATGGCATTTTTCGGGTTGCAAAACAATTGGGTGCCGTTTGCTTTTCTGACCGGTGGTTTTTTCTCCGGTCTTGCCGGATTTTTTGGTATGAAAACCGCTACGTATGCTTCAGCACGTACTGCATATGCAGCAATGAACTCTCTAAACAAAGGTTTGCAAGTAGCATTTCGTTCCGGAGCGGTAATGGGATTGGTTGTTGTAGGTTTAGCTTTGCTTGACATTTCACTCTGGTATATGATTCTTGACCATTTTGTGAAAGATACAGAGCCGGGACATAAATTAATTATGATTACCACCACTATGCTTACATTTGGTATGGGAGCTTCTACACAGGCATTGTTTGCACGTGTTGGAGGTGGAATTTATACAAAAGCAGCTGACGTAGGCGCTGATTTGGTAGGAAAAGTGGAAGCAGGAATTCCTGAAGACGATCCACGTAATCCCGCTACAATTGCAGATAATGTTGGTGATAATGTTGGCGATGTTGCAGGTATGGGAGCCGATCTTTATGAAAGCTATGCCGGTTCCATTTTAGCTACGGCAGCTTTGGGAGCTTCAGCTTTCGCATTAAATCCAAATATGCAGCTTAAAGCTGTCTTTGCACCGATGTTGATTGCCGCAGTAGGTGTTTTCTTATCTATTTTCGGTATATTTTTAGTACGCACCAAAGAAAATGCATCAATGAAACAATTGATGGCTGCACTTAACAGAGGAGTAAATTCAAGCGCTATTCTTATTGCTCTTCTCACGTTTGGAATTTTATATATACTTGGATTTGAAAATTGGGTGGGAATGTCTTTTTCTGTAATTTCAGGATTGGTTGCCGGAATTATCATCGGACAGGGAACAGAATACTTTACTTCTCATTCATACAAGCCAACGCAAAGAATTGCGGAAAGCGGTAAAACCGGACCGGCTACCGTTATTATAGCGGGAATGGGCGCAGGAATGATTTCCACATTTATTCCTGTAATTACCATTGCTTTTGCTATTTTATTCTCTTATTTGTTTGCTATCGGTTTCGATGTGAAAAATATGCTTTCGGGCGAAAATATCAGTATGGGACTATATGGAATAGGTATTGCTGCCGTAGGAATGCTTTCTACATTGGGTATTACACTTGCTACCGATGCTTACGGACCCATTGCCGATAATGCCGGAGGAAATGCGGAAATGAGCGGCTTGGGAAAAGAAGTGCGCAAACGTACGGATGCGCTTGATTCATTAGGAAATACAACTGCTGCTACCGGAAAAGGATTTGCAATCGGGTCTGCAGCTTTAACTGCTTTAGCACTTTTAGCTTCTTATATCGAAGAAATTAAAATAGGAATGATTCGTTTAGGACAAACCGTTTTGCAATTTGCCGACGGTGATACTGTTAACATAAGTAAAGCAACTTTTGTTGATTTTATGGATTACTTCCAAGTTACATTAATGAATCCGAAAGTATTAGTAGGAATCTTTATCGGTTCGATGATGGCATTTTTATTCTGCGGATTAACAATGAATGCTGTAGGACGCGCTGCGCAAAAAATGGTGGAAGAAGTTCGTCGTCAGTTCCGTGAAATAAAAGGTATTCTTACCGGAGAAGGAACGCCGGATTATGCACGCTGTGTGGAAATTTCTACCAAAGGGGCACAACAGGAAATGTTGATGCCTTCGTTGTTGGCGATTATTATTCCTATTGTTACGGGTATAGTTTTGGGCGTTTCAGGAGTGATGGGATTATTAGCAGGCGGACTTGGTTCCGGTTTTGTATTGGCTGTATTTATGGCAAATTCCGGCGGAGCCTGGGACAATGCGAAAAAATTTGTTGAAGAAGGAAACCTTGGAGGCAAAGGGAGCGATGTTCATAAAGCAACCGTNGTGGGAGATACCGTAGGCGATCCTTTCAAAGATACATCAGGACCTTCACTCAATATCTTGATTAAACTGATGAGTATGGTTTCTATCGTGATGGCCGGTTTAACTGTGGCATGGAGTTTATTTTAA
- a CDS encoding conserved hypothetical protein (Evidence 4 : Unknown function but conserved in other organisms): MHNWFQCKIKYERNTEDGGIVKVSEAYLVDALSFTEAEERINEEMKPFISGEFLVSDIKRARISELFTNENGDKWYRCKVNFISLDEEKGVEKRIASTMFSQASTLKEALETLEKGMKGTMADYEIHTIAETNIMDVFVYKANS; this comes from the coding sequence ATGCACAATTGGTTTCAATGTAAAATTAAGTATGAGCGAAATACCGAAGACGGCGGTATTGTAAAAGTGAGTGAAGCATATTTGGTAGATGCACTTTCATTTACCGAAGCGGAAGAAAGAATAAACGAGGAAATGAAACCATTTATTAGTGGGGAGTTTTTAGTGTCGGATATTAAAAGAGCAAGGATAAGTGAATTGTTTACCAATGAAAACGGCGATAAATGGTACCGTTGTAAAGTAAATTTCATTAGTTTGGATGAAGAAAAAGGAGTGGAAAAACGCATTGCAAGCACGATGTTTTCACAAGCAAGCACGCTGAAAGAAGCATTGGAAACGCTTGAGAAAGGTATGAAAGGAACAATGGCAGATTATGAAATTCATACGATTGCAGAAACAAATATTATGGATGTGTTTGTGTATAAGGCAAATAGTTGA
- a CDS encoding conserved hypothetical protein (Evidence 4 : Unknown function but conserved in other organisms) — protein sequence MSIKENLSETRKHIPANVKLVCVSKFHPESLILETYNCGERIFGESRVQELVQKQPNLPKDIHWHFIGHLQSNKIKYIIDFVELIHGVDSFKLLMEIDKYAQKAGRRVRCLLQIHIAQEETKFGFSEEEVKEMLISDEFKQLRNVEIAGLMGMATFTNNESQVGKEFKRLKLLFDTLKEDYFADKDSFSELSMGMSDDYLIAINEGSTMVRIGSKIFGSRY from the coding sequence ATGTCTATCAAAGAAAATCTCTCTGAAACCAGAAAACACATTCCCGCAAATGTGAAGTTGGTTTGTGTGTCCAAGTTCCACCCGGAAAGTTTGATTTTGGAAACGTATAATTGCGGCGAGCGTATTTTTGGAGAAAGCCGCGTACAGGAATTGGTGCAAAAACAACCGAATTTGCCGAAAGATATTCATTGGCATTTTATTGGACATTTACAAAGCAATAAAATCAAATATATTATTGATTTTGTGGAGCTTATTCACGGTGTGGATAGCTTTAAGTTATTGATGGAAATAGATAAATATGCACAAAAAGCGGGAAGGAGAGTGAGGTGTTTACTTCAAATTCACATTGCGCAGGAAGAAACAAAATTTGGTTTTTCAGAAGAAGAAGTGAAAGAAATGTTGATTTCGGATGAGTTTAAACAGCTTCGAAATGTGGAAATTGCGGGATTGATGGGAATGGCTACTTTTACGAACAATGAAAGTCAAGTCGGAAAAGAATTTAAAAGACTAAAACTGCTTTTTGATACTCTGAAAGAAGACTATTTTGCAGATAAAGATTCTTTTTCGGAACTTTCAATGGGAATGTCCGATGATTATTTGATTGCAATTAATGAGGGCAGTACCATGGTGCGTATAGGTAGTAAAATATTCGGCAGTAGATATTGA
- a CDS encoding putative Metallophosphoesterase (Evidence 3 : Putative function from multiple computational evidences), with protein sequence MTMYWFELFILTTIIILCDFWFFRQMKKHHFYTWFIRLSLIPGILFILTFLYIRFGFRYNHDYQISSGVQWMFYFFGLIYIPKMVYILAFYVNRLYNKIFEKRVTFIRKAGFIFSIFLMGIMGYGNIVTRDKLELVKKEIPIKNLPPAFDGYKIAVFADFHIGNWNNHYRIMNPLIKMINNAHPDIIVFAGDMVNNFDNELDGWEPYFRQLKSKQGNFAILGNHDYGDYTNWKTPEMKEKNLEGIKQDIRNLGFRLLLNENQDIIAGNDTITLVGVENWSSRHFHCYGDLKKALQGTNPSREKILLSHDPMHWDAEVIGKKDIFLTIAGHTHAGQMGIITKFLHISPAMLAFKEWAGLYKNDEQYLYVNRGIGYVGIPLRVGVRPEITILTLKKLN encoded by the coding sequence ATGACAATGTATTGGTTTGAACTCTTCATTCTAACCACAATCATAATTTTATGTGATTTTTGGTTTTTTAGACAAATGAAAAAACATCATTTTTATACTTGGTTTATACGTTTGTCTTTAATTCCGGGTATATTATTTATTCTTACTTTTTTGTATATACGCTTCGGATTCCGTTATAATCACGATTATCAGATTTCTTCCGGGGTGCAATGGATGTTTTATTTTTTCGGATTGATTTACATCCCCAAAATGGTTTACATCCTTGCTTTTTATGTAAATAGATTATACAACAAAATCTTTGAAAAACGTGTTACTTTTATCCGTAAGGCAGGTTTTATTTTCTCTATCTTTCTGATGGGAATAATGGGTTACGGAAACATTGTAACACGTGATAAACTGGAATTGGTCAAAAAAGAAATCCCTATAAAAAACCTTCCGCCTGCATTTGACGGGTACAAAATTGCCGTTTTTGCCGATTTTCATATTGGAAACTGGAATAATCACTACCGCATTATGAATCCGTTGATAAAAATGATTAATAATGCTCACCCCGATATTATTGTTTTCGCGGGCGATATGGTAAATAATTTCGATAATGAATTAGATGGNTGGGAACCCTATTTTAGACAATTAAAATCAAAACAGGGAAATTTTGCCATATTGGGAAACCACGATTACGGCGATTATACTAATTGGAAAACCCCAGAAATGAAAGAAAAGAATTTGGAAGGAATTAAACAAGATATTCGTAATTTAGGTTTTCGGCTTTTACTTAATGAAAATCAAGATATTATAGCCGGAAACGATACGATTACGTTAGTTGGCGTCGAAAATTGGAGCAGCCGTCATTTTCATTGTTACGGCGATTTGAAAAAGGCACTGCAAGGAACAAATCCGTCACGGGAAAAAATACTTCTCAGCCACGACCCAATGCATTGGGATGCGGAAGTAATTGGGAAAAAGGATATTTTTCTTACCATTGCAGGACACACACACGCAGGGCAAATGGGAATTATTACCAAATTTTTGCATATTTCGCCCGCAATGCTGGCTTTCAAAGAGTGGGCGGGATTGTATAAAAATGATGAACAATATTTATACGTAAATCGTGGAATTGGTTATGTTGGAATTCCTCTGCGTGTAGGCGTGCGTCCCGAAATAACAATTTTAACGTTGAAAAAATTAAACTAA
- a CDS encoding Ste24 endopeptidase, translating to MYLCAKIKENFMVSTIFYLILIILISDFIFERVLSLLNVKNAKRPIPSLLAGIYSEPEYEKQQSYFRTNTKFGLITSTFSFLIILGMLIFGGFGFLDSWLQVRFDNPIVISLLFFGILFIANDLISIPFELYDTFVIEEKFGFNKTTPKTFVLDKLKGYLLTIIIGGGILSLIMWIYQLTPTYFWLLAWACVTAFSLFMSMFYSQLIVPLFNKQTPLPEGELRNAIENFSKKSGFELKNIYQIDGSKRSTKANAYFTGLGKKKRIVLYDTLINDLTTDEIXAVLAHEIGHYKHKHTLKNMFISLPNSLILFFIFGWILKSDALAQALGGTSANFHLNSLAFGILYSPISTLLGIGMNILSRKFEYQADGFVKRFGIAENLISSLKKISSKSLSNLTPHPAVVFINYSHPTLLQRVEALKN from the coding sequence ATGTATCTTTGTGCGAAAATAAAAGAAAATTTTATGGTTTCTACCATTTTTTACCTCATTTTAATAATTCTTATTTCAGATTTTATTTTCGAACGCGTTTTGTCATTGCTAAATGTGAAAAATGCTAAAAGACCCATCCCTTCTTTACTTGCAGGCATTTACTCTGAGCCGGAATACGAAAAGCAACAATCATATTTCCGCACAAATACAAAATTTGGATTAATTACCTCCACTTTTAGTTTTCTAATTATTTTGGGGATGCTTATTTTTGGCGGTTTTGGATTCCTCGACAGTTGGTTGCAAGTACGTTTTGATAATCCAATCGTTATCTCGTTGCTTTTCTTTGGAATACTTTTCATAGCGAACGATTTAATTTCCATTCCGTTTGAATTGTATGATACGTTTGTGATTGAAGAAAAATTCGGTTTTAATAAAACCACGCCCAAAACTTTTGTACTCGATAAGTTGAAAGGATATTTGCTCACAATCATCATCGGCGGCGGAATTTTATCGCTTATAATGTGGATTTATCAACTTACGCCCACTTATTTTTGGTTGTTGGCGTGGGCTTGTGTAACAGCATTCAGTTTGTTTATGAGTATGTTTTACTCTCAGCTTATTGTTCCGCTGTTTAATAAACAAACACCGCTTCCCGAAGGCGAACTGCGCAATGCTATCGAAAATTTTTCAAAAAAATCCGGGTTTGAGCTAAAAAACATATATCAAATTGACGGTTCGAAACGTTCTACAAAAGCCAATGCTTATTTTACAGGATTGGGCAAGAAAAAACGGATTGTACTTTACGATACGCTTATAAATGATTTAACCACGGATGAAATTNTTGCAGTGCTGGCGCACGAAATAGGACATTACAAACACAAACATACATTAAAAAATATGTTTATTAGTCTGCCTAATTCACTAATTTTGTTTTTTATTTTCGGGTGGATTCTGAAAAGTGATGCTCTTGCACAAGCATTGGGAGGTACTTCAGCTAATTTCCATTTAAACTCGCTCGCATTTGGTATTTTATATTCCCCAATTTCTACATTGCTGGGAATAGGAATGAATATATTATCCCGTAAGTTTGAATATCAGGCGGATGGATTTGTAAAACGTTTTGGAATTGCAGAAAATTTAATTTCGTCATTGAAAAAGATTTCGTCAAAATCATTGTCAAATCTCACACCGCATCCGGCTGTGGTATTTATCAATTATTCGCACCCAACACTTTTACAACGCGTGGAAGCATTAAAGAATTGA
- a CDS encoding Ribonucleoside-diphosphate reductase, adenosylcobalamin-dependent yields the protein MERKTFKQEDIEKATFEYFKGDDLAAKVWATKYALKDSFGNVYELTPDDMHRRLADEIARIEQKYPNPLSTEQLFDLFKDFKYIVPQGSPMTGIGNEFQVASLSNCFVIGFDGDSDSYGAIIKIDEEQVQLMKRRGGVGHDLSHIRPKGSPVKNSALTSTGIVPFMERYSNSTREVAQDGRRGALMLSVSIKHPDSESFIDAKLEAGKVTGANISVKIDDEFMDAAINNHPYIQQYPIYSKEPWFKKEIDANALWKKIVHNAWQSAEPGVLFWDTILKESVPDCYADLGYRTVSTNPCGEIPLCPYDSCRLLAINLYSYVKNPFTPKAEFDFELFGQHVELAQRIMDDIIDLEMEKIDAILAKIDSDPEDDAIKNTEYLLWTKIKTKTVQGRRTGVGTTAEGDMLAALGLIYGTEKAIDFSEKVHKAVALSAYRSSVKMAKERGAFTVYDAKREENNPYINRLREADPELYAEMVKHGRRNIACLTIAPTGTTSIMTQTTSGIEPVFMPVYMRRRKVNPNDKNVTVDFVDENGDSWEEYIVFHHKFVTWMEANGIPTTKKYNKEELDELIAKSPYYKATANDVNWLKKVQMQGRIQKWVDHSISVTINLPNNVSEELVGELYEEAWKSGCKGVTVYRDGSRSGVLVSMKNEEKDKKDDKENCFCYPEGYFKRPTELKCDVVRFQNAKDKWIAFVGLSNGRPYEIFTGIQDDDDGIMLPKTVTEGKIIKVIDDEGNKRYDFQFRNKRGFKTTVEGLSYKFDPEYWNYAKLISGVLRYGMPIDQVVKLVSGLQLNNESINTWKVGVERALKKYIPDGTQVSEQICPNCGQKALVYQEGCLTCKNCGSSKCG from the coding sequence GTGGAAAGAAAAACATTTAAACAAGAAGACATCGAAAAGGCGACCTTTGAATATTTTAAAGGAGACGATTTGGCAGCAAAAGTTTGGGCTACCAAATATGCATTAAAAGATTCTTTCGGAAATGTCTACGAACTTACTCCGGATGATATGCACCGTCGTCTTGCTGATGAAATTGCACGCATCGAACAAAAATATCCTAATCCACTCAGCACAGAACAATTATTTGATTTATTTAAAGATTTCAAATACATTGTACCGCAAGGAAGCCCGATGACAGGTATTGGTAACGAGTTTCAAGTTGCCTCACTTTCAAACTGCTTTGTGATTGGTTTTGATGGAGATTCCGATTCGTATGGCGCAATTATTAAAATTGATGAAGAACAGGTTCAACTAATGAAACGTCGTGGTGGTGTTGGTCATGATTTATCACACATCCGTCCGAAAGGTTCTCCTGTAAAAAATTCGGCTCTTACGTCCACCGGGATTGTTCCTTTTATGGAACGTTATTCCAACTCTACACGTGAAGTTGCTCAAGACGGAAGACGCGGCGCTTTGATGTTAAGCGTATCTATTAAACATCCTGACTCTGAATCGTTTATTGATGCAAAACTGGAAGCAGGAAAAGTTACGGGAGCCAATATTTCCGTAAAAATTGATGATGAATTTATGGATGCGGCAATAAACAATCATCCGTACATACAACAATACCCTATTTATAGCAAAGAACCTTGGTTCAAAAAAGAAATTGACGCTAACGCTTTGTGGAAAAAAATTGTACATAATGCTTGGCAATCAGCAGAACCCGGAGTGCTGTTTTGGGATACTATATTAAAAGAATCCGTTCCTGATTGCTATGCTGATTTAGGTTACAGAACTGTTTCAACAAATCCTTGTGGCGAAATTCCGCTTTGCCCTTACGATAGCTGTCGTTTATTGGCAATAAATCTCTATTCTTATGTGAAAAATCCATTCACACCGAAAGCGGAATTTGATTTTGAGCTTTTTGGACAGCATGTGGAATTAGCGCAACGCATTATGGACGATATAATCGATTTGGAAATGGAAAAAATTGATGCAATTTTAGCAAAAATTGATTCCGACCCCGAAGATGACGCTATCAAAAATACCGAATATCTGCTTTGGACCAAAATTAAAACTAAGACAGTACAAGGACGCCGTACAGGTGTAGGAACTACTGCAGAAGGCGATATGCTTGCCGCTTTGGGATTGATTTACGGTACAGAAAAAGCGATTGACTTTTCAGAAAAGGTACATAAAGCCGTTGCATTATCCGCATATCGTTCTTCGGTAAAAATGGCTAAAGAACGCGGAGCATTTACTGTTTATGACGCAAAAAGAGAAGAAAATAATCCGTATATTAATCGTTTGCGTGAAGCCGATCCTGAATTATATGCTGAAATGGTAAAACACGGACGCCGTAACATTGCTTGTTTAACTATAGCTCCCACCGGAACTACAAGTATTATGACGCAAACCACATCGGGAATTGAACCCGTATTTATGCCCGTATATATGCGCCGTCGTAAAGTAAATCCGAATGATAAAAATGTAACTGTTGATTTTGTAGATGAGAATGGCGACTCTTGGGAAGAATATATTGTTTTCCATCATAAATTTGTTACGTGGATGGAAGCAAACGGAATTCCTACCACAAAAAAATACAATAAAGAAGAACTTGATGAATTGATTGCAAAATCGCCTTATTATAAAGCTACAGCAAACGATGTAAATTGGTTGAAAAAAGTGCAAATGCAAGGTCGAATTCAAAAATGGGTAGATCATTCCATCAGCGTTACTATTAATTTACCAAATAATGTTTCGGAAGAACTTGTAGGAGAGCTTTATGAAGAAGCATGGAAAAGCGGTTGCAAAGGTGTTACGGTTTATCGTGACGGTTCACGTTCAGGCGTACTTGTTTCAATGAAAAATGAAGAAAAAGATAAAAAAGATGATAAAGAAAACTGTTTCTGTTATCCTGAAGGTTATTTCAAACGTCCAACGGAATTAAAATGCGATGTGGTTCGTTTCCAAAATGCCAAAGACAAGTGGATTGCTTTTGTGGGATTAAGCAACGGCAGACCATACGAAATTTTCACCGGAATTCAAGACGACGACGATGGAATTATGCTTCCAAAAACAGTTACCGAAGGAAAAATCATCAAAGTAATTGATGATGAAGGAAACAAACGTTATGACTTTCAATTTAGGAACAAACGTGGATTTAAAACCACTGTGGAAGGACTCTCGTATAAATTTGATCCTGAATACTGGAATTATGCAAAATTGATTTCAGGAGTATTACGCTACGGAATGCCTATTGATCAAGTTGTAAAATTGGTTTCAGGTTTACAATTAAACAATGAATCAATCAACACGTGGAAAGTAGGTGTGGAACGCGCCTTGAAAAAATATATTCCTGATGGAACTCAGGTGAGTGAACAAATCTGTCCTAATTGCGGACAAAAAGCATTAGTGTATCAAGAAGGATGCTTAACATGTAAAAACTGTGGAAGCTCCAAGTGCGGATAA
- the def gene encoding Peptide deformylase, producing MILPIYTYGNAVLRKIAEPIEADYPNLKELVQNMYETMTHAEGVGLAAPQIGLPIRVLVIDLAPFEESDPEIADFKIAMINPEIVEESEETVAYDEGCLSIPGINETVIRPESVVVNYFDEDFNEHEEEFDGFKARVIQHEIDHLEGHLFTDRINPLRRQLIKSKLTNITKGKADCKYKIK from the coding sequence ATGATACTACCTATATATACTTACGGAAATGCAGTTCTGCGCAAAATTGCAGAACCTATTGAAGCTGATTATCCCAATCTAAAAGAATTGGTGCAAAATATGTACGAAACAATGACACACGCAGAAGGCGTGGGACTTGCCGCACCACAAATTGGTTTACCTATCCGTGTTTTAGTGATAGATTTAGCTCCTTTCGAAGAAAGCGACCCTGAAATTGCTGATTTTAAAATTGCGATGATAAATCCTGAAATTGTAGAAGAAAGCGAAGAAACTGTTGCTTATGATGAAGGATGTTTAAGCATACCGGGTATAAACGAAACGGTTATACGTCCTGAAAGCGTTGTAGTGAATTATTTTGATGAAGATTTTAATGAACACGAAGAAGAGTTTGACGGTTTCAAAGCGCGTGTAATACAACATGAAATAGACCATTTGGAAGGACATTTGTTTACCGACCGCATTAATCCTCTTCGTCGTCAGTTAATTAAATCCAAACTTACCAATATAACTAAAGGCAAGGCAGATTGTAAATATAAAATAAAATAA
- a CDS encoding putative Holliday junction resolvase (Evidence 3 : Putative function from multiple computational evidences), with protein sequence MGRILAIDFGRKRTGLAVTDPLRITANGLDTVPTHEVLNYIEKYLLKENVDLFVMGKPTQMSGEDSESMKYLKPFAAQLQKKFPDIELIYVDERFTSALAHRAMLEGGLKKKDRQNKALVDKISATIILQSYLESIG encoded by the coding sequence ATGGGACGTATTTTAGCAATAGATTTTGGACGCAAGCGGACAGGACTGGCTGTTACCGATCCTTTGCGTATTACTGCCAATGGTTTGGATACCGTTCCTACACACGAAGTATTGAATTACATTGAAAAATATCTCTTAAAAGAAAATGTAGATTTGTTTGTTATGGGAAAACCCACTCAAATGAGCGGCGAAGATTCGGAAAGTATGAAATATCTAAAACCTTTCGCAGCCCAATTGCAAAAGAAATTCCCTGATATTGAACTAATTTATGTTGATGAACGTTTTACATCGGCGCTTGCACACAGAGCAATGCTCGAAGGCGGATTAAAGAAAAAAGACCGCCAAAATAAAGCATTGGTCGATAAAATAAGCGCCACAATTATACTACAAAGTTACTTGGAAAGCATTGGTTAG
- a CDS encoding Glycosyl transferase family 2 encodes MSVAIVILNWNTEKYLKKFLPLLQEYSKNVRNVEIIVADNGSNDGSVKLMQEEFPEIRTILFEKNYGFAEGYNKALKEIESQYYVLLNSDVEVTPNWLSVLYDYMEKNKDVSACQPKILSYHRRSYFEYAGAAGGFIDKYGYPFCRGRIFGEVEEDKGQYDEIVDVFWATGACLFIRSVDFWEAGGFDEEFFAHQEEIDLCWRLKSRGKRIVCIPQSVVYHIGGGTLKAENPYKTYLNFRNNLLLLYKNLPHKSLKKIFDIRFYLDNLAALHLLMKARMQNAKAISDARTDFRKMVGKFNDKRNENILKSNTAIDKELVQTSIIYEYYVKRHTKFSQIQQAQEVIKKNEE; translated from the coding sequence ATTGTGGCAGACAATGGTTCCAATGATGGTTCTGTGAAACTGATGCAAGAAGAATTTCCTGAAATTCGTACTATTCTCTTTGAAAAAAATTACGGATTTGCCGAAGGATATAACAAGGCATTAAAAGAAATAGAAAGTCAGTATTATGTTTTACTGAATTCTGATGTCGAAGTTACACCAAATTGGCTATCAGTTCTTTATGATTATATGGAGAAAAATAAGGATGTTTCGGCATGTCAACCGAAGATTCTTTCATATCATCGTAGAAGTTATTTTGAATACGCAGGAGCGGCGGGCGGTTTTATTGATAAATACGGTTATCCTTTTTGTCGCGGACGGATTTTTGGAGAAGTTGAGGAAGATAAAGGTCAGTATGATGAGATTGTAGATGTTTTTTGGGCTACAGGAGCTTGTTTGTTTATTCGTTCTGTTGATTTTTGGGAAGCAGGCGGATTTGACGAGGAATTTTTTGCTCATCAGGAAGAAATTGACCTTTGTTGGCGTTTAAAAAGTCGGGGGAAAAGAATTGTTTGTATTCCTCAAAGTGTTGTTTATCACATTGGCGGAGGAACATTAAAAGCTGAAAATCCTTATAAAACCTATTTGAATTTCCGAAATAACTTGTTGCTTTTATACAAAAATCTGCCTCATAAATCGCTTAAGAAAATATTTGATATTCGTTTTTATTTAGATAACTTGGCTGCATTACATTTATTAATGAAAGCAAGAATGCAAAATGCAAAAGCCATTTCCGATGCGCGCACCGATTTTAGAAAGATGGTGGGTAAATTCAACGATAAACGTAATGAAAATATATTAAAATCCAACACGGCTATTGACAAAGAACTGGTGCAGACAAGTATTATTTATGAATACTATGTGAAGAGACATACAAAATTCAGTCAAATTCAGCAAGCGCAAGAGGTAATAAAAAAGAACGAGGAGTAA